One segment of Triticum aestivum cultivar Chinese Spring chromosome 2A, IWGSC CS RefSeq v2.1, whole genome shotgun sequence DNA contains the following:
- the LOC123187397 gene encoding uncharacterized protein produces MAVSSPAPEPPRRAGKWRRGNRKVINGYIEEARAALAAAAARDGDGGDDSAAAAALGLVGAVLEMSPRMEAALELRARALLALRRYRDVAEMLRDYIPSCAKSCPGDDTATSSSSASCSSGSGDLACASRAGLLSPGRELSVSGAGASRFLCCLDVSEIKRRVVAGLSRSSEAETQWRYLVLGQACFHLGLMEDAVVLLQTGRRLATAAFRRESVCWSEDSFSPSNSTANVPAASRRAPSKYSQASGMPPASEADSVSQLLAHVKLLLRRRAAAVAALDAGLPAEAVRHFNKVLDARRGGVLPHSFATACLVGRAAAFRASGRPADAIADCNRALALDPAFIPALRARADLLESVGAIPDSLRDLDHLKLLYDAALRDGKLPGPSWRPQGGVRQREIAGAHRELVARVQQLRARVAAGDGCNVDYYALLGVPRGCARSEVVRAHLLLTLKLKPDRSASFAERLELVDEHRDLDAVRDQARMSALFLYRMLQKGYSHIMSAVLDEEAAARQRAREDAAAAALAASVAAAAASATKQAEEEAAASAAMQQQQEEESAAVPEIPETESVRCENIAEPETIAPPSPQTPRLSAAAMSPMFQGAFCRDMAVVGTLLSRGRFDRPPMAVKCEAMSC; encoded by the exons ATGGCTGTGTCGTCCCCCGCTCcggagccgccgaggagggccggcAAATGGCGCCGCGGCAACAGAAAG GTGATCAACGGGTACATCGAAGAGGCGCGGGCGGCtctggcggccgcggcggcgcgggacggcgacgGTGGGGATGActcggcggcggccgccgcgctCGGGCTGGTCGGCGCGGTGCTGGAGATGTCGCCGCGCATGGAGGCCGCGCTCGAGCTCCGGGCGCGCGCGCTGCTCGCGCTCCGCCGCTACCGGGACGTCGCCGAGATGCTCCGGGACTACATTCCCAGCTGCGCCAAGTCCTGCCCAGGGGACGacaccgccacctcctcctcctcggcgtccTGCTCGTCCGGCTCCGGCGACCTCGCCTGCGCGTCCCGCGCGGGGCTTCTCTCCCCGGGCCGTGAGCTCTCCGTCTCCGGCGCCGGGGCCTCCCGGTTCCTCTGCTGCCTCGACGTCTCCGAGATCAAGCGCCGCGTCGTCGCCGGCCTCTCCAGGAGCTCCGAGGCCGAGACCCAGTGGAG GTACTTGGTCTTGGGTCAGGCTTGCTTCCATCTCGGCTTGATGGAGGACGCCGTGGTGCTCCTCCAGaccggccgccgcctcgccacaGCCGCGTTCCGCCGCGAGAGCGTGTGCTGGTCGGAGGATAGCTTCTCGCCGTCCAACTCGACGGCCAATGTGCCCGCTGCCAGCAGAAGGGCGCCGTCCAAGTACAGCCAGGCGTCCGGGATGCCGCCGGCGAGCGAGGCGGACTCGGTGTCTCAGCTCCTGGCGCACGTGAAGCTCCTGCTTCGCCGCCGCGCCGCAGCGGTGGCCGCGCTGGACGCCGGCCTCCCCGCCGAGGCCGTGCGCCATTTCAACAAGGTGCTCGACGCGCGCCGCGGCGGCGTGCTCCCGCACTCCTTCGCCACGGCCTGCCTGGTGGGCCGCGCCGCGGCGTTCCGCGCGTCCGGGCGGCcggccgacgccatcgccgacTGCAACCGCGCGCTGGCGCTCGACCCGGCCTTCATCCCGGCGCTGCGCGCGCGCGCCGACCTGCTCGAGTCCGTGGGCGCGATCCCCGACAGCCTCCGCGACCTGGACCACCTGAAGCTGCTCTACGACGCGGCGCTCCGCGACGGGAAGCTGCCGGGGCCGAGCTGGCGGCCGCAGGGCGGCGTCCGGCAGCGCGAGATCGCCGGGGCGCACCGCGAGCTGGTGGCCCGCGTCCAGCAGCTCCGCGCCCGCGTGGCCGCCGGCGACGGGTGCAACGTGGACTACTACGCGCTCCTGGGGGTGCCGCGCGGCTGCGCGCGGTCGGAGGTGGTGCGCGCGCACCTCCTGCTGACGCTGAAGCTGAAGCCGGACCGGTCGGCGTCGTTCGCGGAGCGGCTGGAGCTGGTGGACGAGCACCGCGACCTGGACGCCGTGCGCGACCAGGCCCGCATGTCGGCCCTGTTCCTCTACCGGATGCTGCAGAAGGGCTACTCGCACATCATGTCCGCCGTGCTGGACGAGGAGGCCGCCGCGCGGCAGAGGGCCAGggaagacgccgccgccgccgcattggcTGCCTCCGTGGCCGCCGCCGCAGCGTCGGCGACCAAGCAGGCAGAAGAAGAAGCCGCAGCGTCAGCGGCcatgcaacaacaacaagaagaagaatcaGCAGCCGTGCCGGAGATTCCCGAGACAGAGAGTGTCCGCTGCGAGAACATCGCGGAGCCGGAAACGATCGCGCCGCCGTCACCGCAGACACCGAGGCTGAGCGCGGCGGCGATGAGCCCGATGTTCCAGGGCGCGTTCTGCCGCGACATGGCGGTGGTCGGGACGCTGCTGTCCCGCGGCCGGTTCGACCGGCCGCCGATGGCGGTCAAGTGCGAGGCGATGAGCTGCTGA